One stretch of Myxococcota bacterium DNA includes these proteins:
- the modA gene encoding molybdate ABC transporter substrate-binding protein — MNITRPTLLAALVVAFAVTGLALPARAQNAPELLVFGAASLTNALDEISASYTRDTGQAVKCSYAASSALARQIEAGARADVFVSADVEWMDYVQGRALVDPATRSDLLGNRLVLIAPASSDVKLTIAPHFALAQALGTGKLATGDPEYVPVGRYARAALTSLGVWSEVEDRLVRADNVRTALAFVSRGEAPLGIVYGTDAQVDKGVRVVDTFPESSHLKIVYPVAVTQGAREGAARFVEYLRKPEAQASFKRFGFITLP; from the coding sequence ATGAACATAACGAGACCCACGCTGCTCGCGGCGCTCGTGGTTGCGTTCGCGGTCACAGGGCTCGCGCTGCCCGCCCGCGCACAGAACGCCCCCGAGCTCCTGGTCTTCGGCGCGGCCTCGCTCACCAACGCCCTCGACGAGATCTCCGCGAGCTACACGCGAGACACCGGCCAGGCGGTGAAGTGCTCCTACGCCGCGAGCTCCGCGCTCGCGCGCCAGATCGAAGCCGGCGCGCGCGCCGACGTGTTCGTGTCGGCCGACGTCGAGTGGATGGACTACGTGCAGGGCCGAGCGCTCGTCGATCCGGCGACGCGCAGCGACCTGCTCGGGAACCGGCTGGTGCTGATCGCGCCGGCTTCGAGCGACGTGAAGCTCACGATCGCGCCGCACTTCGCGCTCGCGCAGGCGCTCGGCACCGGCAAGCTCGCGACGGGCGATCCCGAGTACGTGCCCGTGGGCCGCTACGCGCGCGCGGCGCTCACGTCGCTGGGCGTGTGGAGCGAGGTGGAAGACCGGCTGGTGCGCGCCGATAACGTGCGCACCGCGCTCGCGTTCGTGTCCCGCGGCGAGGCGCCGCTGGGCATCGTGTACGGCACCGACGCGCAGGTCGACAAGGGCGTGCGCGTGGTCGACACGTTCCCCGAGAGCAGTCACCTGAAGATCGTCTACCCCGTCGCGGTCACCCAGGGCGCGCGCGAGGGCGCGGCGCGCTTCGTCGAGTATCTGCGCAAGCCGGAGGCGCAGGCCAGCTTCAAGAGGTTCGGGTTCATCACGCTGCCATGA